The Numida meleagris isolate 19003 breed g44 Domestic line unplaced genomic scaffold, NumMel1.0 unplaced_Scaffold261, whole genome shotgun sequence DNA window CCCGCAGCCGAGGGATCTCCTTCCACAGGTGGGTGCCCTGTGCTGCCTCGGGGGGTTAGGGGGGGACATCACGGGGACCCCCTCATCACCCCCCAGAACCCCTTGTGCGGTGGTGTTATTTCAGTGggcttttttattgttattgttttgcCCTTTTGCGGTTAATTTAACTTGCCCTCCCCTCCCACTTTTTGAAATGGTTTGACCCAGCTGTGTGTTCCGATTTCTTTATCGATGACTTGACCCGGCTGCATCCCTGTCTTTTACCAAGGGTTTGACCCAGATGTATTCCCTTCTTTTATTAATGGTTTGCCCCCCCCCCGGTGTGCCTCCCCCCTTAACCGTAGGAGTGCCCTCATTTCCCCTCCCTCTATTTACAAATGGTTCATCCCCACCTcctttcccatctccttccTGGGCTGTTCCATTCACACATAACGGGGGGGGTCCATTCCTCCAACCTTCCAGCAAACAGGGTTGGGAGGGGATTTTGGAGCACAGCTGATGTGTGATGTGCCCccctttttctccccccaccccaccacCCCAGGCTGCCCAAAAAGGACAACCCCCGTCGGGCGCTGTGGTTGGAGAACAGCCGGCGGCGGGACGCGAGCGGGGAGGGCCGCTGGGACCCGGCCTCCAAGTACATCTACTTCTGCTCGCAGCACTTTGAGAAGAGCTGCTTCGAGATCGTCGGCTTCAGGTGTCTAATGAGGCGCCAAACGAAGGGGTGTCTAATGAGGGACACCCACCCCTCTGCTTTGGGTTCGAGTGGGTTCCTCCTgacctgggggggggggtgatgGTGCTCCCTCTGCCATGAGGAAATGGTTTGTTCCGTGTTTGAGTTTCCCAGTTTGAGATCCTGCCCTCCTCTCAGTGGAAATGGTTTGCTCTgaccccccccacacccccatGCCTCAATTTTCCAGTTTGAAATCctgcctccagggatgtgggGGTCCTCCTAGGCCCCCCTCAGTGCCTTTTAGGGACCCTGCCATGGTTTTAGACCCCCTAAAGAACCCTGCCCAAGAACCTTTGTTGTTCATGGGTCACCCTGGGAGATCCCTCCCCAAGGCTTTGGGGCACCCCATTAATTTTTTTGAGGCTTTTGGGAGCCCAGCTGGGCTTTAGGACCCCCCCCCCTTCACTTGTCTTTTGGGCCCTCCTAGGGCTGCAGAGTACCCCAGGAAGCCCTCAGATTTGGGGTTTTTGTAGTTTTGGAGACACCTGTAAAACCCTGACACCCCTCTCCCTGCATGCACCGACTCCTCTGTTTGTGTTCTTCTCCCCCCACACAGCGGCTATCACCGCCTGAAGGAAGGTGCTGTCCCCACCGTCTTTGAGTCCACCTCCCCCAGACCCCCCCGGACCACTAAGCCCAGACCCCCCCTGCCCGACACTGACAGCCCAAAGCCCCCCCGGGGGGTCACCAGGAAGTGGAGGTGAGTACTGTGGGGGTCTCTGGGATGGGGTGGGAAGTACAGGGCGCTGCTCTTCTGTTTCCCCCCCGCCTCCACCCTATTTAACCCCTGCCTTCCTGTGCCCCCATCTCATTTAACCCTCTGCCACTTCGTGTTCCCCCACCCCATTATTATGCCCCCCAACTCCATTTAACCCCCTGCCATCACGTCCCCCCACCCCACTCCATTCAACCCCTTGCCATCGTGCACCTCCACCCTATCATCGtgtcccccccaccccatttaATCCCAACATCACATTCCCCCCCATTCTGTTTAACCCTTTCCCATCGCCTGTCTCCTCACCACATTATATCCCCACCTCATTTAACCCCTACTTCTCTCCCTACAGACGGGACCCCCCCACGGCCCCCCCGGACCCCCCCTTCTCCACCGATGTCTCCTGCTTCCCCCGTGAAGGCGAAGACCCTGCTGGTGTCCCAGCACTTCCTGGTCCCTCGGGCGCCCGCGGTCCCCTCCCGGATACCCTTTTGGTGGCCACAGAGGACGAAGAAACCATCACCCTCCCTGAAGAGGACCCCCCTGGACCCCCCCGCCCCGTTTCTCCTTCCCTCTACATGCTGCGGTTGCCGCCGCCGGCCGGCGCCTACATCCAGAGCGAGCACAGCTACCAGGTGGGCAGTGCCCTGCTCTGGAAGCGCCGTGCCGAAGCTGCCCTGGACGCCTTGGATAAAGCCCAGCGGCAGCTCCAAGCCTGCAAACGTCGTGAGCAGAGGCTGAGGCTGCGGGTGGGAGAGCTCCAACGGGAACGCCGGGCCCCCCCCGAGTGCCGAAGGGCCCCCAAGGAGCCGCAGCTGCTTGGCGGTGGACAGTGAGGGTGTAAATAGAGGAAAcacttttgccttttttttttttttttttttaatgaaaaaaatcaaggggACGGCTCGCATTTGGAGACAAGGATTGAGGACGGCGTTCCCCCGTTGGATTTGCTCGCCAGGAAACTGTTTTAGGGAGAAGTCGGCCGAATTGGTGAGCTAATTGATGAGTGTGTCAATCTATGTCTGCGGGGAGCTCGGTGCTGATTGAGGTGCTTGATCTAGCAGAAAATTGGGTCGAgggaaataaatcagttttgtGCTGTATTTGCTGGAAGAGCAAAGTGTGTTGGGGGCGTGGTATATTTGTGGGGCTGGCACTGAGTGCCTTCCTGGCAGTGGGGAGCACCATCTACCCCCCTCCAGAAGGAGAAAACCACAGGTTGGTGCCCAGAAAACACTTCTCATCATCCAGGTATCCAGCTCGACCCAAATAACTGGAATTAAGCCTTTAATTTCTATATGGAGATGAGTGCCGAAACCAGCCTGTCGCCCTCATCGTGCTCTGGCGCTGTCAGAAATGATTCCCCCACAAATTTGTCTGTGAAGTGATCACCCATGGCAGGGCTCCTCCTCCTACAGGTTGAGGCTCCCGTCCAGGATGTTGGCGTAGATGTCGGCGTTCATGGGCACGTAGGATTTCTTCTTCTCATCACGGAAGAAGAGCGGGTCCGTGATGATGCTGGGGTCAAAGCCTTCTTTGACGAGGTTGCCCTTGCATTGCTTGAAGGTCCCGGTGATCTCCAGGGCATCCTGTGGGGATTTATGGTGTCAGAAATTGAGGATTGATGCCGTTACCTGCACGGGGTGGTGTCCACTGCCATCGAAAACATGGGAGCATTGGAAAAAGCATGGGACCCCAACTCTGTTATCAGCACAGAGTGACAATACGGAAGCGGTGACACCCTCGGCACAGGACCCCAGTGTGCAGGAGGACCCAGGTGACAACACTGGAAGTGGTGACACCATCAGTGTGGGATGACAGACACCATCATCAGAACTAGTGGACCCAGGAAGTGTCACTGGCATACGGTGACCGGCGCTGTCTTGGGGGGACTCGGATGTCATTGGAAAAAGGGGGGACTGTGGTGGTCTCAAAGATGTCCCCACACCAGGGTGGTCCTGAAGCTGTCATCAGCACCACCACAGGAAGCCCCAAGACCACTGCTGGAAAGAGAGGCCCAAATCCACTCCTGTGGCGTGCTGAGACTCACCTGGACCCGCACGAAGCGGGGTGCGGCGTAGACGGGCAGCGTGTCCCTGGTGAAGGCGTAGAGGCTCTCGCCATCAAAGCTCTGCCCGGGTTTCAGGCGCACAGCCGCCATGCCGCACTTCCCCTCGCACCCTGCCAACAGCACCGGGGGTGGTTTAGGGCAAACTGGGGCAACTTGAGTCTTCATGATGACAAGTGGCCCAAAGTGATGCTCGGTGCCTGTTTTGGGTCACTTTGTCCCACTTTGGCCCCCTTTCTGAGCGTATAAAGGAGACATACTGTGTGTGtccaaaataacaaatatttacatatgGCAACTGAGTGCCTTTGAACCTATTGGCCACTTGTGGCCATTATTGGGACGCATCAGTTGCCCAGAATACGTCAGATGTTGAATTTTAGCTATCACatcctctgttttctctgcGGTGGCTGTTTGGACAATTATGGGGACACTGCATGTCCAAAACAACGCTGACTGCTTGTCTTGGGCAGCCAGGTCACCTCTATAACGTTCTTGGTGGGCACTCAGACCTTCACAGAAGGTTCTCAGGCACTTTTTTTGGGCGAGTAAATCCTGTTTTCACCTTCTTGGTGGTCAGTTGAACCATTATGTGAATATGTTGCAATGCTGTGTGATTCTTTTGGGCAAGAGAGCCCTGTTTTACACTTCTCGGTGGACCACCGTGGCAGTAATTGTGAACCCCAAACAACAGTGGGCTCCTGTTTTGGGTCAACAAATCCTCCTTTAGCCTTCCTGGTGGCTTCTCAGACCCACATCATGTGCCTGAAGCATCACTGGGTGCCTGTTTTGCTCCCTGCACTGCCTGGTACTCACCTGGCACAGGCACCCCGTAGACATTAACTTCCTGGATGAAGTCCACCGTGGCCAGAGTGGCCTCCACCTCCGTGGTGGCCACGTTCTCACCTTTCCATCTATGGAAGCAAAGGGATGAAGCTGTGAGGAGGAATTTGGGCTGGGAGATGGCATTGCCCACGTGGATGTGGGAATGACCGTGCCAGAAGGAATTACCGGAAAGTGTCCCCTACACGGTCCTGGAAATAGATGAAGTTTTCGTGGTCCGTCATGAGGAGGTCACCACTGTTGAAGTAGGCGTCACCTCTCACAAAGACATCTCTCAAGAtcttcttctctgtcttctgaGAATCGCCCGCGTAGCCGTGGAAAGGGGTGTTGCGGGTGATTTTGACGACCAGCAGCCCCGTCTCACCTtcagggagggaaaggaggattTGGGGCCAGGCAGCACCTGCCTTGGTGCTGGAGAATGTCACCTCTGTGCCTCACAGGGAATGCTGCGCTTTGGTGGTTTTCTGGTGGCTCCCAACCACTGAGAGGTGGTGGTGAGGACCAGGAGGTGGCTTTGATGCATCTCAGCCCTTTGCTGTCTCCCCTGCTGTAAAGGCCATCACCAAGGCTCTTCTTACCAGGGCGGACGCGGATGCAGAATCCATCTTCATTGCGTACGGGTTCATCCTGCTCCACGTTGTACTTGATCAGgtcaaaagaagcaaaagccTGGAGGGCAGAGGAGGGACAGAGAGAAATCAGTAGGTGGAAGAGAAATGCAGGATAAAAATGACCGAGAATGTCTGTGCTTCCAGTGCCAGCCCAGGTCCTCTGTCATTTGCTCATTAAAACTCACAGACCCCCACCACCCAGTCCCCAAATCTTAcgtagttttgtttttaaatctgaaataattgtcttttaaataagatttaatCAAATATATTCAGCTTCACCAAGCTCATCCACTCTACCTTTCAAAATCAAAGATCTGTGGGAGAGTGCTGAGAGCTGGAACAATGGGAAAAGAGtggaaaaactatttttgtagCTTTTGCTCAACAGGCTGTTGGAGAGGGACCAAGAAACGATGCTAGGGTGGCCTGTGTTAGGGCTATAGAGATATCCACATTCCCACAGACACTCCAGAAACTTGGAGTCAGTGCCCTTGAGTCAATGTTGGCCAACCAGGTGAAGGGGGCTCCTTTTGGATGTGAAGAGTGAATCTTGGAGATCCTGCTCTTGTGTCAACCCAAACTGATGGGTGGTACTGGTTTCGTCAGATCGGTCATTATGAAGAGGGCACCCTGAAAACTCATGGTATCAATTCATTGTATCAACCCAACTTGTAGGACAGTGTTAGTTTCCCCAGGTTGGTCACTACCAGGAGGGCACGCTGGAGACCCCGCTCTTGTGTCAACCCAACTTGAGGGTGAGCATTGGCATCCCCAAGGTGGTCAGCATTTGTTCCTGTCATTGTTGGCTCACTTTGAGGAACACATTGGCCCTGCCTATGGCCCCGATCTTGCCAGTGTAGTTGATGAAGCCAGCGTTGCCTTCAGTGGCCCCATAAAATTCGCAGATGGAGATGGGGCCGAAGCGCTGGAGGAACTCCTTCCACACCGTTCCCCGCAAACCGTTGCCTATCGCCAAACGCACCCCGTGCTCCCGGTCATTGGTGCGCTGCGAAGGAAGAGAACATCTCAGCATCTGCCCCACAGTGTTGCGTTCCCCCCGGGTGACCTTGGGGCTGGTGGGGCTTTACCTTGGGTGAGTTGCAGAGGTAGCGCATGAGCTCGCCCACATACTGGATGACAGTGACGTTGTAGCGGCGGCAATCATCCCAGAATTGAGAGGCAGAGAACTTGGCTCGCAGGACGCAGGTTGCTCCTGTGGGAACACGGGGAGGTgacttttccccttttccctcttttttttttttgcctttttcttcatctgtccATTTCCATGTCTGTTCTTCTGTCTGCCCACTCCCTTGTTCACCCAATATCTAAGGTTTCCTCTTTACTTTTCTGTTATCTTCTGCATTCctctcttatttttccattctcacattttttttggtCATCTATCTGCCTATCCATCCCTCCACTAATCCATTTATTGCTGTAGATCTCTacatttcttccctcctctcttgCACGTTTTCCCATCCATCATCCTTCCATCTCCAGACAGCACTGATCCATTTCCATTAAAACATCCACCCGTCCTTCCCCAGCAAACCCGTCCATCCATCTCTAAAACATACACAGCAACATAAAGCAGCCATCCATCCATCTCCATATGTCTGTCCACCTTCACAAATCTGTCCATCCGTCCTTCTCCATAAAGCATCAAAGCAGCTCCATAAAACATTCACCATTTCTCACTCATCTGCATATGGTGGACACagctccttttcccctttctttccatctctctctccttcttgcCTCTCCCCACACACTTCCCCGTCCATCTATCCCCTACAACCTTGTCTGTCTGTCCTCACCCCCATGCTGGCCAGCCCCCATGGGGTGTGGGGCACATACCGACCTCGAGGCAGCCTCCCACCCCAATGAGCAGCCCGGCCGAGTGGTAGAGCGGCAGTGTCGTGTACACGATGTCATTGTCTCGCAGGCCGCAGATCCGGGCCAGGTTGGCCACCATCATCACCTTCATCTCTGTGATCACCGCTGCTTTGGGCAGCCCTAGGGGCGGGAAATACTCTCCTTGGAGGTGCCTGTATCGAAAGGGAGGCCCCGGGCACGTGGGATGGGATGAGGGTGGTGGGTCTTCATCCCTGGAGGGCTTCAGACCTTGCTGGGAGCCGTGGGGAAACTAGTGTAGGTGGATTTGTGTAGGTTGGGATGGGATCTTTTCTATAGGGTTGGACTGGGGAGGTCCTGGCCTCTCTGTCCCAGCGGGGACATGGTGGCTCTCCATCGTCCAAGGCAGCCAACACATGGGACACAGCCAAGAGGAATTTGACCCGGATGGACTCGTGACGGTCAAGGCTGGAGCAGGGACCACTCAAAACCCCTGCACCCACAGCACTCGGAGGCTCCAACCCTCCAGTACTCACACGCAGCACCCAAACCTGCCCAGATGCCACCAAGGAGACAGCCAGATGCTGtcctccaaggaggagacccccATGGCCTCACCAGTGGTGCCGGAGGTGTAGATGTAGATGGCCTTGGAGGCAGTGGTGGTGTTGCGGTAGTGGTCAGGCATTGGCTCATCAGAAGCTGCCTCGATGGCGGGCAGCAGAGCCTCGACCCCTGGTGTGGGTGACGTGGAGTTCAGGTAGAAGACGCGGACACCTTCCCGCTTCAGGTCGGGCAGCACTTCCTCCACGGCGGCCTGGAGCTCTGTGGGAACACGGACCAGGGTGAGGAGGTTCCCAAATGGAGAGGCACTCCATGTACCCCAAATGGGAACCCTGGTCATGATGGGCACCCATCGTGGTTTGGATGTCCGAAGGTCTCATGCAGGCACTTGACAGAACCCAAACTGCACCTAGGGCATCATGGATGGGTTCCTCAAAGATCCCATACGGTCACCTGATGGATCCCAAATGTGTGTCCTGACCAAATGTGCCCCAGGGCATCATGGTTGGGTTCCCTGAAGTTCCCAAATGGGCCCTCAATGGATTCCAGACAGACACCTTGATTAGATGGGGACCCCAAGGATCCCTATTGGGCTCCAAATGCACCCCCAAAAGGGCCCCTAGTGCTCCTCAGCTGGGGTCCTCGATCAGATGGGCACCTCAGACCCAAGGATCTCAACTGGGCACTCCAACAGGACCAGCACCCGGAGTACCCCAGGTGGGCACCCAGAGCAACCCAAGTGGGTGCCCTGTCCAGGTGTGTACGTATGGATTTCCTTCTGCACCCCAAAACGCCCTCACAAGATGCAAACCAAAGGACCTTTGGCCCCAGTAATGATCTGGCAATAATTAACCCGCAGCCTTGGAGGCGCCAGGGTACCCTCACCAGGGTCGGGGGGTGCACACGCGTGTGCAAAGGGCAGCACACGTGCCTGTGGCCACACCTGGGTGTGCAAACACGTGGCCCCATGTGAGCAGCCTCTTGTGCGGTTCCACACCTTGCACAAACAGCTCCCACCCAGCCAcgctgcatgcagcagcacagacactgGCACACGTGCAGCCAATGATACCTGCAAATTTGCACAGCCTCTGATGTGCATGGAAGTGTGTGCACGGACACTGTCAGGTGTGCCAATGCATGCAGGGACACTGACAGGTGTGCAGACACATGGACAGAGACACTGGCGTACAAATCCATGCAGAGACGCCAGCACATGTGCAAATATTTGCAGGGTCACTGACTCATGCAGTTGCTGATGCCCATGCAAATGCATGCAGAGATACAAACACGCAAGTCTGTGCGTGGACACTGACATCTGCAAACGTGCACAGGCATTGGAATCCATGCAAATCCATACATGGATGCCAACATGCGTGCAAATAAGCGCTGACATTGACACACGCTGCAAATGCACGTGCAGATGCTGACATCTGCTCACGTGGACAGGTGGTGACATGCATTGTAGATGCACGTGTGGACACTGACGTGTTCAAATCCATGTGCTGAGATGTGTAAATGTGGGCAGACACTAACATGCATGCAAGTCTATGCACGGACACTGACATACATGGCAAATGTATG harbors:
- the SLC27A5 gene encoding bile acyl-CoA synthetase, whose product is MLGVLVAAAAGLLLLLLLRGRWSPYFWADLGAFVALVGSSLRCRWRLSRQPPITLLQVFQSHARRRPHHPLLLFQDEVHTFGDMERRSNRAARAFALRLGLRPGQTVAVFLPNVPAYVWTWLALAKLGCAMACLNCNVRGRALLHARSAAQADVVLSCSELQAAVEEVLPDLKREGVRVFYLNSTSPTPGVEALLPAIEAASDEPMPDHYRNTTTASKAIYIYTSGTTGLPKAAVITEMKVMMVANLARICGLRDNDIVYTTLPLYHSAGLLIGVGGCLEVGATCVLRAKFSASQFWDDCRRYNVTVIQYVGELMRYLCNSPKRTNDREHGVRLAIGNGLRGTVWKEFLQRFGPISICEFYGATEGNAGFINYTGKIGAIGRANVFLKAFASFDLIKYNVEQDEPVRNEDGFCIRVRPGETGLLVVKITRNTPFHGYAGDSQKTEKKILRDVFVRGDAYFNSGDLLMTDHENFIYFQDRVGDTFRWKGENVATTEVEATLATVDFIQEVNVYGVPVPGCEGKCGMAAVRLKPGQSFDGESLYAFTRDTLPVYAAPRFVRVQDALEITGTFKQCKGNLVKEGFDPSIITDPLFFRDEKKKSYVPMNADIYANILDGSLNL
- the THAP7 gene encoding THAP domain-containing protein 7, which produces MPRHCSAAGCCTRDTRETRSRGISFHRLPKKDNPRRALWLENSRRRDASGEGRWDPASKYIYFCSQHFEKSCFEIVGFSGYHRLKEGAVPTVFESTSPRPPRTTKPRPPLPDTDSPKPPRGVTRKWRRDPPTAPPDPPFSTDVSCFPREGEDPAGVPALPGPSGARGPLPDTLLVATEDEETITLPEEDPPGPPRPVSPSLYMLRLPPPAGAYIQSEHSYQVGSALLWKRRAEAALDALDKAQRQLQACKRREQRLRLRVGELQRERRAPPECRRAPKEPQLLGGGQ